One part of the Vicinamibacterales bacterium genome encodes these proteins:
- a CDS encoding VCBS repeat-containing protein, with protein MQSSNARAARFTAAAFGAAIAALAALEAAQSSGVTPAPSLKFREQEIAREFGIGYAIAAADINADKQVDIVAINATELVWFEAPSWTRTVILPAGATTADNVAIAPHDIDGDGRLDIALAAGWTRQNTGTLQWVKQNPPGTQPSWEMFPIGAEPTLHRIRWADVDGDGRRELIAAPLHGKGAKGAEGPAARLLVFRPPANPRSDPWPMEVAGEVNHIQHNFLVMNADADSREELVTAAHEGLLLWKRAGDGAWTRTVIGEGSPGEVKLGRVGGRRMLATVEPWHGAGVAVYVETPGAARWSRTTIETGLTEGHALGWADFDGDGSEELAVGWRRGQPGLAIYVVNRDGSLAAKTMIDAGGMDTEDLVVADFNRDGLPDIAASGRATRNIKIYWNESRKPAR; from the coding sequence ATGCAGTCCTCGAATGCACGCGCCGCCCGTTTCACTGCCGCCGCGTTCGGCGCCGCGATTGCCGCACTCGCCGCTCTGGAGGCGGCCCAGTCGTCCGGCGTCACACCCGCGCCATCGCTGAAGTTCCGCGAGCAGGAGATCGCCAGGGAGTTCGGCATCGGCTACGCGATCGCCGCCGCCGACATCAACGCCGACAAGCAGGTCGACATCGTCGCCATCAACGCCACCGAGCTGGTGTGGTTCGAGGCGCCGTCCTGGACGCGGACGGTCATTCTGCCCGCCGGCGCGACGACCGCCGACAACGTCGCGATTGCGCCGCACGACATCGACGGCGACGGCCGTCTCGACATCGCGCTCGCCGCGGGGTGGACGCGTCAGAACACGGGCACGCTGCAGTGGGTGAAGCAGAACCCGCCCGGGACGCAGCCGTCCTGGGAGATGTTCCCGATCGGCGCCGAGCCGACGCTGCACCGCATCCGGTGGGCCGACGTCGACGGCGACGGCCGGCGCGAGCTGATCGCGGCGCCGCTGCACGGCAAGGGGGCGAAGGGGGCAGAAGGCCCGGCCGCGCGCCTGCTCGTCTTCCGGCCGCCGGCCAATCCGCGCAGCGATCCGTGGCCGATGGAAGTCGCCGGCGAAGTGAATCACATCCAGCACAACTTCCTGGTGATGAACGCCGATGCGGATTCGCGGGAGGAGCTAGTCACCGCCGCGCACGAAGGACTCCTGCTGTGGAAGCGCGCCGGCGACGGCGCCTGGACGCGGACGGTCATCGGGGAGGGCTCGCCGGGCGAAGTGAAGCTGGGGCGCGTCGGCGGACGCCGCATGCTCGCCACGGTCGAACCGTGGCACGGCGCGGGCGTCGCGGTGTACGTCGAGACGCCGGGCGCAGCGCGCTGGTCCAGGACGACCATCGAAACCGGACTGACGGAGGGGCACGCCCTCGGCTGGGCCGACTTCGACGGCGACGGCAGCGAGGAACTGGCGGTCGGCTGGCGCCGCGGTCAACCGGGGCTCGCGATCTACGTCGTGAACCGGGACGGCAGCCTCGCGGCAAAGACGATGATCGACGCCGGCGGGATGGATACTGAAGATCTCGTCGTCGCGGATTTCAATCGGGACGGCCTCCCCGACATCGCGGCGTCGGGCCGTGCGACGCGCAACATCAAGATCTACTGGAACGAGAGCCGGAAGCCGGCCAGGTAG
- a CDS encoding PEP-CTERM sorting domain-containing protein: MACTVVLGALASAPAFADPIQITGGQLTGYLPGSSFTFTGDGLALAGSGDSGSVSTIFLNCRPCSDANPVTVDFGDRYTAAVYSGQPGTFEGVTYPATFLNANLEFTGPSFSTAILSPSNLILTAPFSMMGTIDNYASNPLTAVGPPLFTASVFGSGTVTAQFTAVPNGDGQGNTLFDVTRLTYQFEAAAPTPEPASLLLLGTGAAGLIARRRRQRGRA; this comes from the coding sequence GTGGCGTGTACTGTCGTTCTTGGGGCGCTCGCTTCCGCTCCGGCGTTCGCCGATCCGATTCAAATCACCGGCGGGCAGCTCACCGGGTACCTGCCGGGCTCGTCGTTCACCTTCACGGGCGACGGCCTGGCGCTGGCCGGCAGCGGCGACTCGGGGAGCGTATCGACGATCTTCCTGAACTGCAGGCCCTGCAGCGACGCCAATCCGGTGACGGTCGACTTCGGCGATCGGTACACCGCTGCGGTCTACAGCGGTCAGCCGGGGACGTTCGAAGGCGTGACCTACCCGGCGACGTTCCTCAACGCCAACCTGGAATTCACTGGCCCGTCGTTCAGCACGGCGATTCTCTCCCCGTCGAACCTGATTCTCACGGCGCCGTTCTCGATGATGGGCACCATCGACAACTACGCGTCGAACCCGCTCACCGCCGTGGGACCGCCGTTGTTCACCGCCTCGGTCTTCGGCTCCGGCACGGTCACCGCGCAGTTCACCGCGGTGCCGAACGGAGATGGTCAGGGGAACACGCTGTTCGACGTGACGCGCCTCACCTACCAGTTCGAGGCGGCCGCGCCGACGCCGGAGCCGGCGTCGCTGCTGCTGCTCGGCACCGGCGCCGCCGGACTGATCGCCCGGCGCCGCCGGCAGCGCGGACGCGCGTAG
- a CDS encoding PEP-CTERM sorting domain-containing protein, with translation MLPAVVHADPILVTGGSTSGSLSFNPSFVSLTGEGLRIAGEGYSSTSGGPGQVGTTATLDGTFSFATISGALAQMADGFTGPALLDGGLTFTTQPFVVQPRPGGSGETTFTVPFTMTGAIQGYAPSGPTGRDFGALLFSIDVFGNGTATQTKTFNAATGFYSSVESPIVYAFAPAAPAATPEPASLLLFGTGVAGMMLRRYRQGSKRPT, from the coding sequence TTGCTCCCTGCCGTTGTCCATGCAGACCCGATCCTCGTCACGGGCGGCTCGACCAGCGGGTCGCTGTCGTTCAACCCGTCCTTCGTCAGCCTGACCGGCGAAGGGCTGCGGATCGCGGGCGAGGGGTACAGTTCCACGTCGGGGGGACCCGGGCAGGTCGGCACGACCGCGACGCTCGACGGCACCTTCTCCTTCGCCACCATTTCCGGTGCGCTCGCGCAGATGGCGGACGGGTTCACCGGCCCGGCGCTGCTCGACGGCGGGCTGACGTTCACCACGCAGCCGTTCGTCGTGCAGCCACGCCCCGGTGGCAGCGGCGAGACCACGTTCACCGTGCCGTTCACGATGACAGGGGCCATCCAGGGCTACGCGCCGTCCGGTCCGACCGGACGCGACTTCGGCGCGCTCCTGTTCAGCATCGACGTCTTCGGCAATGGCACCGCGACGCAAACCAAGACGTTCAACGCCGCCACCGGCTTCTACAGCTCGGTCGAATCGCCGATCGTCTACGCGTTCGCCCCGGCGGCGCCGGCAGCGACCCCCGAGCCGGCCAGCCTCCTTCTCTTCGGCACCGGCGTCGCCGGCATGATGCTGAGGCGATACCGCCAGGGATCGAAACGGCCCACGTAG
- a CDS encoding DUF3014 domain-containing protein, which translates to MDDDFDVVKAADDSFERRPERSWWLWVVVAALAVATAAALYLVAGRTRRDAPAPAARQASPGTLVRPLGGEAAPIDVPPLDRSDPVVRELVKQITSHPRIAAWLATDGLIRTMTVAIENVASGATPASRFPALRPASGFEIIARGPDVQISPRSYQRYDYLADVAASIDAAGASRVYATLKPRFDEAYHELGYPDTPFDRTLERAIVSLLRTPIVDGAARMEPRGIGYGFADPSLEGLSGAQKQLLRTGPRNVRIIQTSLRDIALALGIPAERLPAAPR; encoded by the coding sequence ATGGACGACGACTTCGACGTAGTGAAGGCTGCCGACGACTCGTTCGAGCGCAGGCCGGAGCGCTCGTGGTGGTTGTGGGTCGTTGTCGCCGCGCTGGCGGTTGCCACCGCAGCCGCGCTGTACCTCGTGGCCGGCCGGACGCGTCGTGACGCGCCGGCGCCCGCCGCGCGGCAGGCGTCGCCCGGCACACTGGTGCGGCCGCTGGGAGGGGAGGCGGCGCCGATCGACGTCCCGCCGCTCGATCGCAGCGATCCGGTCGTGCGCGAACTGGTGAAGCAGATCACGTCGCATCCGCGCATTGCCGCCTGGCTCGCCACCGACGGCCTGATCCGGACGATGACGGTGGCCATCGAGAACGTCGCCAGCGGCGCGACGCCCGCGTCCCGGTTCCCGGCGCTGCGGCCGGCCTCGGGATTCGAAATCATTGCCCGCGGACCCGACGTGCAGATCAGTCCGCGCAGCTACCAGCGCTACGACTACCTGGCGGACGTGGCGGCGTCGATCGATGCGGCGGGCGCCTCGCGCGTCTATGCCACGCTGAAGCCGCGGTTCGACGAGGCCTATCACGAACTCGGATACCCGGACACGCCGTTCGACCGGACGCTCGAGCGCGCGATCGTGTCGCTCCTGCGCACGCCGATCGTCGACGGCGCGGCGCGGATGGAACCGCGCGGCATCGGTTACGGATTCGCCGACCCGTCGCTGGAAGGATTGAGCGGCGCGCAGAAGCAGCTGCTGCGAACCGGTCCGCGCAACGTGCGCATCATCCAGACGTCGCTGCGCGACATCGCGCTCGCGCTCGGGATTCCGGCGGAGCGGCTGCCGGCCGCGCCGCGCTGA
- a CDS encoding porin family protein — protein MSALSRTGLGCTLAAAALLIPPCAVSAQEVGVKAGLNAASLTPEEDEDPDTSRRLGVAAGVWVRLLRASRVSFQIEALFSEKGVVYEALPGTVDSYNVRLRYFEVPLLARADFGRSGSTVHPFVVAGIAPAVKLSARVTFQLEGADQRRDVDDAIYAGDVGLAAGFGVALRRALIEARYTHGLRHINTDDNGDEDRIKNRVFTLAIGFRVR, from the coding sequence ATGTCTGCGCTGTCTCGCACCGGCCTCGGTTGCACGCTCGCCGCCGCGGCGCTCCTCATCCCGCCGTGCGCCGTCTCCGCGCAGGAGGTCGGCGTCAAGGCCGGCCTCAATGCCGCCTCGCTCACGCCGGAGGAGGACGAAGACCCGGATACCTCGCGCCGCCTCGGCGTCGCCGCCGGGGTGTGGGTGCGGCTCCTGCGCGCGAGCCGCGTGTCGTTCCAGATCGAAGCGCTGTTCTCGGAAAAGGGGGTGGTGTACGAGGCGCTGCCGGGGACCGTCGACTCGTACAACGTCCGGCTGCGCTACTTCGAAGTGCCCCTGCTCGCCCGCGCCGATTTCGGGCGGTCCGGCTCCACGGTCCATCCGTTCGTCGTCGCCGGCATCGCCCCCGCGGTCAAGTTATCCGCGCGCGTCACCTTCCAGTTGGAAGGGGCGGACCAGCGCCGCGACGTCGATGACGCGATCTATGCCGGAGATGTCGGACTGGCTGCCGGATTCGGCGTCGCGCTCCGCCGCGCGCTGATCGAGGCGCGCTACACGCACGGCCTGCGTCATATCAACACGGATGACAACGGCGACGAAGACCGGATCAAGAACCGCGTCTTCACCCTGGCGATCGGGTTCCGCGTGCGGTAA
- a CDS encoding Ig-like domain-containing protein gives MHVLRLAGPVLMLAAALGCGSKPNPAAPTAPAGPSISSLVINGADYLLTGGAAAYTATVTLSDGSSRSVTPSWTSSDTRVAAVAGAGRLEALAHGAIALTAVHEGFSASKTVHIVNDYGGSWSGRYVINVCRDSGVFADGIVGGGYVDVPWCRALNKVGSEHAFAFTIAQSGSDYGAIRATFGPDAGSISGSVTADGRLNLDGTLALLDWYGDHFGDLRFSGWNTTLDGAARMSGRWAQDYTMRGQPGSAYEEVELLTMTRTR, from the coding sequence ATGCACGTCCTCAGACTCGCCGGGCCTGTCCTGATGCTTGCCGCCGCCCTCGGCTGCGGAAGCAAGCCGAATCCCGCAGCGCCGACCGCGCCCGCGGGTCCTTCCATCTCCAGTCTGGTCATCAACGGAGCCGATTACCTGCTGACCGGCGGGGCCGCCGCCTACACCGCGACCGTGACCCTGTCTGACGGCTCCAGCCGATCGGTCACGCCGTCGTGGACCAGCAGCGACACGCGGGTCGCCGCGGTTGCCGGCGCAGGACGCCTCGAGGCCCTGGCGCACGGCGCGATCGCGCTGACGGCGGTTCACGAGGGATTCAGCGCGTCGAAGACCGTGCACATCGTCAATGACTACGGCGGAAGCTGGTCGGGCCGGTACGTGATCAACGTGTGCAGGGACTCGGGCGTGTTTGCGGATGGGATCGTCGGCGGCGGCTACGTCGACGTGCCGTGGTGCCGCGCGCTCAACAAGGTTGGCTCGGAGCACGCCTTCGCATTCACCATCGCGCAAAGCGGATCCGACTACGGCGCAATTCGCGCGACGTTCGGGCCCGACGCGGGGTCGATCTCCGGTTCGGTGACGGCCGACGGCCGCCTCAATCTGGACGGCACCCTCGCGCTGCTGGATTGGTACGGCGACCACTTCGGCGATCTGCGCTTCAGCGGATGGAACACCACGCTCGACGGAGCCGCCCGCATGAGCGGCCGCTGGGCGCAGGACTACACGATGCGAGGCCAGCCGGGCAGCGCCTACGAGGAAGTCGAACTGCTGACGATGACACGCACGCGTTAG
- a CDS encoding PEP-CTERM sorting domain-containing protein (PEP-CTERM proteins occur, often in large numbers, in the proteomes of bacteria that also encode an exosortase, a predicted intramembrane cysteine proteinase. The presence of a PEP-CTERM domain at a protein's C-terminus predicts cleavage within the sorting domain, followed by covalent anchoring to some some component of the (usually Gram-negative) cell surface. Many PEP-CTERM proteins exhibit an unusual sequence composition that includes large numbers of potential glycosylation sites. Expression of one such protein has been shown restore the ability of a bacterium to form floc, a type of biofilm.): MTCSPCTPGTSLNLSSNVTIGNWGAGAATIDGQSWGTVYYTGSLQFAAGSVIVPDVQPQPPGLDETVIVPAFSPFTFTGTLTGFADPSRTGAPLFSIQLAGGGSSPLGAVAGFGNLGSGTFLDYVDYSFNDVASTPEPGSLLLLGSGAAWIAARCRRRRRGKPRLSPAAYPRASMTR, encoded by the coding sequence GTGACCTGCAGCCCGTGCACGCCGGGAACCTCGCTCAACCTCAGTTCGAATGTGACGATCGGCAACTGGGGAGCGGGAGCGGCGACGATCGACGGACAGTCATGGGGGACCGTCTACTACACGGGCTCGCTGCAGTTCGCCGCGGGTTCGGTGATCGTCCCTGACGTGCAGCCGCAGCCGCCCGGGCTCGACGAGACGGTCATCGTGCCGGCCTTCAGCCCCTTCACCTTCACGGGCACGCTCACCGGGTTCGCGGATCCGAGCCGGACCGGCGCGCCGCTGTTCTCCATCCAGCTGGCCGGCGGCGGTTCGAGCCCGCTCGGCGCCGTCGCGGGCTTCGGGAATCTGGGTTCAGGCACCTTCCTCGACTACGTCGACTATTCGTTCAACGACGTTGCCTCGACGCCGGAACCCGGCTCGCTGCTGCTGCTGGGATCCGGCGCGGCGTGGATCGCGGCGCGCTGCCGCAGGCGCCGCCGTGGGAAACCACGACTCTCGCCTGCGGCATACCCGAGGGCTTCGATGACGCGATAG